A section of the Salmo salar chromosome ssa05, Ssal_v3.1, whole genome shotgun sequence genome encodes:
- the LOC106605186 gene encoding free fatty acid receptor 2, whose product MQEYHTALCLSVYLVTFLMGLPANAVAFYTFSKKVRQKPTPIDILLLNLTISDLLFLLFLPFKMQEVTDNMTWSLPYILCPLSGFFFYMTIYVSTFFLTAVSVERYLGVAFPIQHSLKRRPLYAVVASVFIWIFSVLHLSIVIIMSYYNPPQDSLSSTTNSSNIYEFSNVSISDGDNVVSSRNVCYEDFSEKQLAILLPVRLELCLVLFCVPFLICSFCYINFIRILSGLPHIGRRRRLRAIGLALGTLLVFAFCFGPYNVSHIVGFITRKNPDWRDMTLLCSTFNACLDPFIFYFSSSAVRGTLGSMLQGARIKLAKCHIHWSPWKGMSEPQIDKGPKQAEMNAI is encoded by the coding sequence ATGCAGGAGTACCACACTGCGCTGTGTCTGTCCGTCTACCTTGTCACCTTTTTGATGGGCCTCCCGGCCAACGCTGTGGCCTTCTACACCTTCAGCAAGAAGGTAAGGCAAAAACCCACACCCATCGACATCCTGCTCCTCAACCTGACCATCTcagacctcctcttcctcctcttcctgcccTTCAAGATGCAGGAAGTCACGGACAATATGACCTGGAGTCTACCCTACATCCTCTGTCCTTTATCCGGCTTCTTCTTCTACATGACCATCTACGTCAGCACCTTTTTCCTGACAGCGGTCAGTGTGGAGCGCTACCTGGGCGTGGCCTTCCCCATCCAGCACTCGCTGAAGCGCCGGCCCCTGTATGCCGTGGTGGCCAGTGTATTTATCTGGATCTTCTCCGTCCTCCACCTGAGCATCGTCATCATCATGTCCTACTACAACCCACCGCAAGACTCCCTCAGTTCCACAACCAACTCGTCCAACATCTACGAATTCTCCAACGTCTCCATTAGTGACGGCGACAACGTCGTGTCTTCCAGGAATGTGTGCTATGAGGATTTCAGCGAGAAGCAACTGGCGATCCTCCTGCCTGTGCGTCTGGAGCTCTGCCTGGTTCTATTCTGTGTACCTTTCCTCATCTGCAGCTTCTGCTACATCAACTTCATCCGCATCCTCTCCGGCCTGCCCCACATTGGGCGTCGCAGACGCCTCCGTGCTATCGGCCTGGCTCTGGGGACACTGCTGGTGTTTGCCTTCTGCTTCGGCCCCTACAACGTCTCCCACATTGTGGGCTTTATAACCAGGAAGAACCCCGACTGGAGGGACATGACCTTGCTCTGCAGCACCTTCAACGCCTGCCTGGACCCCTTCATCTTCTACTTCTCCTCCTCGGCCGTCAGAGGGACCCTAGGGAGTATGCTGCAAGGGGCCAGAATCAAGCTGGCCAAGTGTCACATCCACTGGTCCCCTTGGAAGGGAATGAGTGAGCCTCAGATAGATAAGGGACCCAAACAAGCAGAGATGAACGCTATCTGA